The genomic DNA ataaaacttttctGCTATTTCAAAAGTATAGGGTACTAAAGGCATACTTAAATTCCTGCGTCTAGGAGATGGTATTCACTAGTGTCACAAACTAGGCTCTGCTAATCCTTTTACAAAGCATTGATCATGCAAACTGCTCCTAAAATGGGCCACCTGACGATACCCCTCAAAACCAAAAGACTCGGTGATATAGCTAATATACCAGCCCTCTTTGAAGTGTTCATGAAATCTATTATGCAATGAAGTCAACAAATAAGTCCAGGAATTTCAAAAGTATAGGGTACTAAAGGCATACTTAAATTCCTGCGTCTAGGAGATGGTATTCACTAGTGTCACAAACTAGGCCCTGCTAATCCTTTTACAAAGCATTGATCATGCAAACTGCTCCTAAAATGGGCCACCTGACGCAATATGGTAATTACTCTGGAATGGTCAGAGTTAGTATGCACCTGCCAGAGGACAGGGGAAAGTGCAGTTGCCATGGAGCTGAAGGTGCAGATGGAGTTTGTGTGCTCATGATGTATTGCTCTGGTGCAGCATATCTGAAaaggaaagaaccaaaaatTTGTCACTACCTTTAGATAAAAAAGACAGCAGGACAAACATCAGTAAATAATTCTGGATTACGGGTTTTGAAGTTTTTCAAGCATTATACAACTTAATTGATGGCAACTATATACAAGGTGTTTGCGTTTTTAGTGTTTGCAAATTCAATGTCAAAACTTAGTTATAAGCATTAGGTTTTGGGTTGAGTCAGGATCCAAATTCGGTTGAAGAGGCATCTAAATCGAAATTGAGAAGGGCTCGGTCAATCCCTAAGCCAATGCTTGATCGACCGATCAGATGCAGCAAGTTCCATATTAAAACCCGAGAGGCTTGGTAAATGGCTCGGTGGATGCTCGATTGACCAAGGTGATGCATAGCACTCCCGAAGTAAAACCTGAGGGGGTTGGTTGACCGAGGTAGTGCAGTGTGATATTAAACCATGCAGCGCATTACATCTTTCTTTATTCAGAGGTCAATAAAGTGCCAAAGTTACAGGAACAAAGATACCTTGGATCTAAAAGAAACTCCTTTGGAATATAGTTGATGCCCACTCGCAAATCAGCTGCAGCTCCCAGATCAATTATCTTGAATGTACGAGAATCTGTTCAAGTTTTAATGGTAACACGAAACTATTTAACCTGTTATTTCTCAAACATTTCCAACCTTTTATTGGCTAATTGCAAACTAAAGCTTCCAACAATTACCTTCAGAAAATATCATATTCTGTGGCTTAATATCCCTATGCACAATCCCTGTCGAGTGAAGCGCATCCAATGCAAATAAGAGCTGTCTCATGATTGTTTGAATGATTATATCCTCCCTTTCCAAACCCTTAGGCAAGGCCTGGACCTCTCCAAGAATCATTGTTTCTACCTGACATTATTACCATTACTAAGCTAAACTGAACTAAGAATTACTTTAGAGGCATTAAACTCAGAAACCACTAAATATTAGCCCAATtggatatataaaaaaatatggaccATAAAACTATCCAATTGTAATACTGCAAGCAAAACAGGAATTGTAAACTTTGTTACTCACCCAATTGTAATACTGCAAGCAAAACAAGAATTGTAAACTTTGTTACTCACTGAGTGGATACTGAAAGTGATGTGTTAGTATTTCAGATATtaagagggtttttttttaaaaaaataatcatctTTCGTGCTTTCCCAATCAAATTAGGACATTTCTTGGTAATATATTAATTAGGataaatttaagaatttttacTCGGATAATAAATTTTCTTGAGCCTTTATATTGGTCTCTCATGTGTAAAACGAAAATCATTAGTCTTCTATCAATAACAGTTCGTTCCATGAGGCATTTTACTCTCATGTGGATTTAAGGAGTCTCTTATGGATTCAAGGGTGTAGATCTAACTAGAACAAGATCTAGCCTCTCAAGCTTTTTGTTCACCATCAATTCCTTTAACAGGTGACATCGTCTGCATAAACCCCACCCCACCTCCTTACATCACAAGAGAGGGTATGGGTGGGGGAAGGGGGGATTTAAAGATCAAAATAAGATTAATATTCCGTAATGTTCAAAACCACAAATATTTAAACTTATCATGGTAGGTTTCATATAAAGCCATCATATACAATATGAAAAGGCTGATGAGAGAATACCAACATTGTAGGGGAACTCTTTACTCTGCATCAAATCCGTAAGTGTGTTCTCCCCTTCAAACCGCCATATAAGCCAATACTCGGCTCCTTTTTTTGAAGAAGTCTGGATCCAATTTCATGATAACAGTATTAATCACAAGATGGGAGGGAAAATTAAGACATTTTGCAAAATAGTATGAGCTTTCAAAGTATATCTTTTAATTTCTAAAGCTAATGATACCCTTAATTCTTATGGTGGTAGTACTAGTCATAGTAGAGGAACACCTCAAGAAAGCCGTACACAAAATCAGCACAGCTATTTGCACAAGCTCTCCGAACACGCTCATTCATCCAAATTTCCACGGCACCATATTCAGTAGCTTTTTTCAAGACCAAGTCACCTTCCTTCTAGCGACAACAAAATCCATCAATAGATACACTATATTGAATTCCATAACAAATTTTAAGGAATTAGAAGGTAAGTTGTCACCACCGCctcataaaataatataattgttGCTAAACCAAGAAAATCGATACAACTCTATTATAGGATCAAGATTACACAATCAATCAAGATTTACCTAtgcaattaaaattaattcagAAGGGAAAGTTCAACAAAAGGAGAAgctaaaccaaaaaaatttcacagaGTATTACATCAAACACATAATACGTACCTTGGATGAAGGCTTCTTTTTCAATGAAACTCTATAAACCACACCAAAAGCCCCCTCCCCCAACTTCTTCCCCAGCACAAAATCATCCTGCCACACAAACTCAATACAATTCAACACATATACAACAATTAGCTCAAAATATGGTCCAAGATGCAAAAATCAGTCACAATTCACTGACCTTCCTGAAAGTGGGTCTGAATAGCCTTTCAGCAAAAGCAAGAACAAACATGTCATAGAAGCCAGGGGCCACACCAGGTGTGGCCCAGAGGTAAGACAGAGCCCCCAGAGCCAAAAGTGCACCAGTGGTCGTAATTGTCAAGCCACTCGACTTAGGAAGAGTGCTTCTGTATATTATGTCACCGCACTCCATGACAGTACATGGCAGCCCCACTCCCACGGCCACAAATAGGTCACGAACCGCATCGATGACCAGCTGTTCGCCTTGTGACGCGAAAACTAGGAACTGTTTTGGGTTTGAGATGGTGATTCTTGTAGTGGGTTGTGATTTAAAAGTAGTGGGTTTGATTCGGAGCTTCTTGCCGAGAAATGGGGTCGTGGGCTTCGGAGAAGTGTGAGGGTGGAGCTTGGTTACTCCTATACCAACTCCTCCTGCTGCAACAACGGCCATGTCCGTACGGACTGAAGCTTAGATTTTGTGAGAAAGAGCTAGCAAGTGGCACAGTCTAGCTCTCATCATTTTGAGTCTCCTTCAAATTTAGACCACTAATCCGCTATACAGTGACAGTTATTTCTGGTATTTTTTGTGGAAGGAAATGGTTCGATTGGATTTGATGAGCGATGATAATCACCACAAATGACACGTAGATGTACGCATGTTGGGTTGGGCCTTTAGTATTGGATATTTAGGAATTGGTCGAATCGTGgggctgaaatttttttgatgtggcTAAGGTTTTGGGTGTACTTGATCTTTCTTAGTTTCTTTGCCATTTGGGCATTTTGCAACCTTGTTGAGCcattaattttgtctttttcttgctTAGAGCCTAATATGTCTCGATGAGGACGCGAATGCTCAGGACCGGGTTGCTTGCAAATCCGATAGGCAATTGAAAGAAAGCCCTGATGAAGCCCACGTGTCTAAATAAATCTTGAGCAAGTGAGCCCATCAAGACCTTCTCTTATGCAAGGGTTAGACCGATTTCAATTCAATCATTCAATTGCAGCCAATCCCAATCCCGATAACAATTGATAACGATATTTGCATCATTACGATTTACAGGATCCATGAGATCGAATCCTGTTCATATCAAGATAGGCAAAAGAGAGGAAGGACCATATAATATATAGCTCTCATAGTCTATCCTGTAAagggtcttctttttttttttttttggtcaccGCGTTAGAGCCTTGAGGTAGGGAGGACCATCCTGTTATGTAGCTCTGCAAATGgacccaaaccaaaaaaaaaaacattacattACACTAGTTAAAAAAAGTCAATGATTTTGACTATGGTCTCTTACCGTTGAAATTACCCTCTTAGGAAAAtgcttaaattaatattatttttattacaatctCTTTACAAATTTAAGGAATATTTCACGGGTGACGCGTAAGtttaacaacaaaatttgattaGTAAGTGAGTACGGTTACCAAATCCTCTTCATAAGATCTAGTGACAAAAGGCAAAAAATCTGCgaaacttctttttttcctttattaattGACAATAATCAGTATATGGTATTTGAAGAATAGGTCTTGATTCCGATTGAAGACGCATTATCCGATTTGTCCTAGCTTGACATGTCTCAAATTGGCATGCTAGAATAAGGTTCGCTGGCCTAGAAAGAGAAGATGAATAGATGATCCAATATTACAAAttgaatgtaattttttttttttttaatgatttttaagTCCCATAAATATAATCTACGAAACTGTAATCCAATTAC from Corylus avellana chromosome ca6, CavTom2PMs-1.0 includes the following:
- the LOC132184246 gene encoding LOW QUALITY PROTEIN: serine/threonine-protein kinase STN7, chloroplastic (The sequence of the model RefSeq protein was modified relative to this genomic sequence to represent the inferred CDS: inserted 1 base in 1 codon; substituted 1 base at 1 genomic stop codon), which codes for MAVVAAGGVGIGVTKLHPHTSPKPTTPFLGKKLRIKPTTFKSQPTTRITISNPKQFLVFASQGEQLVIDAVRDLFVAVGVGLPCTVMECGDIIYRSTLPKSSGLTITTTGALLALGALSYLWATPGVAPGFYDMFVLAFAERLFRPTFRKDDFVLGKKLGEGAFGVVYRVSLKKKPSSKKEGDLVLKKATEYGAVEIWMNERVRRACANSCADFVYGFLETSSKKGAEYWLIWRFEGENTLTDLMQSKEFPYNVETMILGEVQALPKGLEREDIIIQTIMRQLLFALDALHSTGIVHRDIKPQNMIFSEDSRTFKIIDLGAAADLRVGINYIPKEFLLDPRYAAPEQYIMSTQTPSAPSAPXATALSPVLWQVHTNSDHSRVITILLFFLXAFPALRSDNGLIQFNRQLKRCDYDLVAWRKSVEPRASADLRRGFQLLDLDGGIGWELLTSMVRYKARQRTSAKAALAHPYFDREGLLALSFMQKLRLQFFRATQQDYGEAAKWIIRLMAKSGTKKDGGFTEAQLQELKEIEPKKKASPQRNALASALRLQRKIIRTLNESMDELNQSGKSLWWSRWIPREE